In a single window of the Littorina saxatilis isolate snail1 linkage group LG3, US_GU_Lsax_2.0, whole genome shotgun sequence genome:
- the LOC138961470 gene encoding uncharacterized protein, whose translation MTAASQESTWLQTNAQQTFLSGSDFRFGHDGSRTSQFHFIDNCAKTVDPDAASNSSSAVYSLSDISLTSSSCSEKDVAGAEVSPSETKVSSEFLFLPPCSSTCRENAAADLAFQPSYSPPCSPDSGSECLPCCDDDIDTNINETDKDWRPMSSGSGHSVSSQMFDVVSMRDKLEAQREYLIGSFQRQPGLPQALTARPRYPPVEKPTSLKMKEKLHKFGRATQRFWNSKILRRHPAAQRCEIQLQGFGDGVERLILIINCHKGHGAETLHVYMPSVASLFESDRVVLPKFLLPNSSGERMTVSAYGIAVQNNDQLPIFSEVVISGVCTIYSGSTLMTGQVELQPHRPCHSLTGHSKAMQSSGSSVNTSYSGNNSYSLSTLPTPVARHFTELCVLQKANPFHEYFAMSSSSCDHPAAFTAQLAPGNYHAVCSYRLTNGPVAGTFPVDSATPAAFFTAYTDKVGVADDLKVAATMEVQVSRKGPLLLRSLPLLKLPGFNLEALMTTLRTGQNYTATNSQSAAGDVDTPDKALHICAWDMVATQQTHKKTTQANNLLVESMMEMSGSSSSQPPTTTNPRLSTGNLEYVLLPPLSVFNMGVSLYFANSWSYYDKHYVTLVLCKKGSPCQQVCKRNFHKLDPYNNPFLFRKRYFDPEPGVAVYASGNVNVEVVYSNSDTIQQLISSCSENVYFSKVQVGGV comes from the exons ATGACGGCAGCAAGTCAAGAATCAACATGGCTGCAAACCAACGCGCAACAGACTTTTCTTTCTGGCAGCGATTTTCGGTTTGGTCATGATGGATCTCGAACATCGCAATTCCATTTTATTGACAACTGTGCAAAAACTGTTGATCCTGACGCAGCGTCAAACTCATCATCGGCTGTTTACTCATTATCCGACATCAGTCTGACCAGCAGCTCTTGTTCCGAAAAGGATGTCGCCGGAGCTGAGGTTTCGCCATCGGAAACTAAGGTTTCTTCAGAGTTTTTGTTCCTGCCACCTTGTTCAAGCACATGCCGCGAAAATGCTGCTGCGGATCTGGCATTCCAGCCCAGTTATTCACCTCCATGTTCTCCCGACAGTGGATCAGAGTGTCTCCCTTGCTGTGACGACGACATTGACACTAATATTAATGAGACTGACAAAGACTGGCGTCCCATGAGCTCAGGAAGTGGACACTCAGTCTCATCTCAAATGTTTGATGTGGTTAGCATGAGAGACAAACTTGAGGCTCAGAGAGAGTACTTGATCGGCTCCTTCCAGAGACAGCCAGGCCTTCCTCAAGCCTTGACAGCGCGACCAAGATATCCACCTGTGGAAAAG CCAACCAGCCTCAAGATGAAGGAAAAACTTCACAAGTTTGGCAGAGCTACACAACGCTTCTGGAACAGCAAGATTCTAAGACGACACCCCGCAGCACAGAGGTGTGAGATTCAGCTTCAAGGGTTTGGGGACGGTGTTGAGCGACTGATTCTCATCATCAACTGTCACAAAGGGCATGGGGCAGAAACTCTTCACGTCTACATGCCGTCAGTGGCGTCACTGTTTGAATCCGACAGAGTGGTGCTGCCCAAGTTTCTGCTTCCGAACAGTTCGGGGGAGCGGATGACTGTAAGTGCCTACGGCATAGCAGTTCAGAACAACGACCAGCTGCCCATCTTCAGCGAGGTGGTCATCAGTGGAGTGTGCACGATTTACTCAG GTTCTACACTGATGACAGGGCAAGTAGAACTGCAGCCACACAGGCCTTGCCATTCCCTCACTGGTCACAGCAAGGCTATGCAG AGTAGTGGCAGCAGTGttaacacatcttacagcggcAACAACAGCTACAGTCTCTCCACTCTACCCACACCTGTGGCCAGACACTTCACGGAGCTGTGCGTTCTTCAGAAGGCAAACCCATTCCACGAATACTTTGCGATGTCTTCATCATCCTGCGACCATCCAGCCGCCTTCACTGCTCAGCTCGCGCCAGGAAATTATCATGCTGTCTGCAGTTACCGGCTAACCAACGGCCCTGTTGCGGGTACCTTCCCCGTTGACTCGGCCACACCGGCTGCTTTCTTCACAGCTT ACACAGACAAGGTTGGTGTGGCAGACGACCTTAAAGTTGCAGCGACCATGGAAGTGCAGGTCTCAAGGAAGGGTCCTTTGCTTCTTCGTTCCCTGCCTCTCCTGAAACTTCCTGGCTTCAACCTGGAGGCCCTGATGACCACTCTCCGCACTGGACAGAACTACACAGCCACTAACTCACAGTCAGCAGCCGGTGATGTGGACACACCCGACAAGGCTCTACACATCTGTGCCTGGGACATGGTTGCAACACAGCAAACCCACAAGAAAACTACACAAGCCAACAATTTGCTTGTGGAGAGCATGATGGAGATGTCCGGCAGTTCAAGCTCTCAACCACCAACGACCACAAACCCGAGGTTATCAACAGGCAACCTGGAGTACGTCCTGCTGCCACCCCTCTCAGTCTTCAACATGGGCGTGAGTCTCTACTTCGCTAACTCCTGGAGCTACTACGACAAGCACTATGTCACCCTGGTGCTTTGCAAGAAAGGGTCCCCGTGCCAACAGGTGTGCAAGAGAAACTTTCACAAGTTGGATCCCTACAACAACCCCTTCTTGTTCCGCAAGAGATACTTTGACCCTGAGCCAGGCGTGGCAGTGTATGCATCAGGGAATGTCAATGTTGAAGTTGTCTACTCAAACAGTGACACTATTCAACAACTGATTTCCTCCTGCTCTGAAAATGTCTACTTCTCCAAGGTGCAAGTAGGAGGTGTTTAA